The Halichoerus grypus chromosome 15, mHalGry1.hap1.1, whole genome shotgun sequence genome includes a window with the following:
- the FAAP24 gene encoding Fanconi anemia core complex-associated protein 24 has protein sequence MARNPSESTGPMHVPFGHVVANEKWRGSQLVQGMQGKIKIVFEDGLTPVDFYLSSRSCILYVTEADLVSGNGYRKRLVRVRNSSNLQGIVIVEKTQMSEQYFSAIQKFTVLDLGMVLLPVASQMEASCLLIQLVQEQTKEPSKNPFLSKKRAQIPELSLLRTVQQIPGVGKVKAPLLLQKFPSIQQLSNASTRELEPVVGQAVAQHVQAFFTGPSWDRKLPDLV, from the exons ATGGCCAGGAACCCCTCTGAGAGCACCGGCCCCATGCACGTGCCTTTTGGGCATGTTGTGGCCAACGAGAAGTGGCGCGGGTCGCAGCTCGTGCAGGGGATGCAAG GGAAAATTAAAATCGTTTTTGAGGATGGCCTGACACCGGTAGATTTTTACTTGTCAAGCAGATCTTGCATTCTTTATGTCACCGAAGCTGATTTGGTGTCCGGAAATGGCTACAGGAAGAGGCTTGTTCGGGTTAGAAAT tCCAGTAATCTTCAAGGTATTGTAATAGTTGAGAAAACGCAGATGAGTGAACAATACTTCTCGGCCATACAGAAGTTTACGGTGCTGGACCTTGGGATGGTGTTGCTTCCAGTGGCCAGCCAGATGGAAGCATCCTGCCTTCTCATCCAGTTG GTTCAAGAACAAACCAAAGAGCCCAGTAAGAACCCTTTCCTCAGTAAGAAACGGGCTCAGATCCCTGAGCTATCCCTCCTTCGAACTGTGCAACAGATCCCAGGAGTTGGAAAAGTTAAAGCTCCCCTTCTGCTTCAGAAGTTCCCAAGTATCCAGCAACTAAGTAATGCTTCCACCCGAGAACTAGAGCCAGTCGTGGGACAAGCCGTAGCGCAGCACGTTCAAGCGTTCTTCACAGGGCCCAGCTGGGACCGCAAGCTACCGGATCTTGtttga